Proteins encoded by one window of Porphyromonas vaginalis:
- the menA gene encoding 1,4-dihydroxy-2-naphthoate octaprenyltransferase, translating into MTLKQFISVSRPYSWPASLAPIAAAIALAWLQGGSNWLIATLCLVVGLSAQSFSNCCNDYYDFKRGADGAGRVGFSRPLASGQLRERDIIGVALFWGLIAAVAGVTLCLQTNPWLLLLGGLIILFAWMYTGGPFPLAYLGLGDVAVMTFYGWVAVMTTYYLLTGAVTTQSFLVATAMGAVAVNILVVNNYRDYEEDRKNNKRTSIVRLGQEFAPKFYLANILLAWLLSIVAFKGNIWGIVLLLPYLLYALSVYRQMIHVTGSQLNAVLRRTSMGVVLLAVVHIAAYLIDGLLL; encoded by the coding sequence ATGACCCTCAAGCAATTCATATCGGTCTCACGACCATACAGTTGGCCAGCATCGCTAGCACCGATAGCAGCAGCCATCGCTTTGGCTTGGCTACAGGGTGGCTCTAACTGGCTCATAGCGACGCTCTGCCTAGTTGTGGGACTGTCAGCGCAATCCTTCTCCAACTGCTGCAACGACTACTACGACTTCAAGCGTGGTGCTGACGGAGCGGGACGCGTGGGCTTTAGTCGCCCACTCGCCTCGGGTCAATTGCGAGAGCGTGACATCATCGGGGTGGCACTCTTTTGGGGTCTCATTGCAGCCGTAGCGGGGGTGACCCTTTGCCTGCAGACCAACCCGTGGCTCCTCCTCCTTGGGGGGCTCATCATACTCTTCGCCTGGATGTACACAGGTGGCCCCTTTCCGCTTGCTTACCTAGGGCTAGGCGATGTGGCGGTGATGACCTTCTACGGCTGGGTCGCCGTGATGACCACTTACTACCTCCTGACGGGAGCGGTCACGACACAGAGCTTCCTCGTGGCAACAGCTATGGGTGCCGTGGCAGTCAATATCCTTGTGGTCAACAATTACCGAGACTACGAGGAGGATCGCAAGAACAATAAGCGAACGAGCATCGTGCGTCTGGGTCAAGAGTTCGCCCCAAAGTTTTACTTGGCCAACATCCTCCTCGCATGGCTCCTCTCCATCGTCGCCTTCAAGGGGAACATCTGGGGCATCGTCCTACTGCTCCCCTACCTCCTCTACGCGCTATCCGTATACCGTCAGATGATCCATGTGACCGGCAGCCAGCTCAACGCTGTGCTCAGGCGCACCTCTATGGGTGTCGTCTTGCTAGCCGTCGTACATATAGCAGCCTATCTGATTGACGGGCTGTTGCTTTAG
- a CDS encoding aspartate kinase has translation MIVLKFGGTSVGSPDRIRSVAHLVASIPGRKTLVLSAMAGTTNDLVTLTELITSGERDRATRHVEMLRSRYIDNVVPELFAGHELHQQLAEEALTPILDSLLLQTLNEAFTHNDEKQILACGEMMCTALMALTLQLYEGITPHKLLALDFMRITHEGRPDIEYIAQRLRPMVEEVRDAEALFLTEGYICRNAFGEVDNLRRGGSDYSATLIGEAVQAEEIQIWTDIDGLHNNDPRVVNMTSPVRRLSFGEAAELARCGAKILHPACIEPARRAGIPVRLLNTLDPSAPGTLISHVTNRDMIKAISAKDGMCVVTLLLKHLSNSDVSTGQFLVTLTEAMHRLHIEPDILMASGDGYVIVAEEDSEAISTLIEEMTPWAEGSVQSDLSILAIVGDMGWHRIGFEARILEAVDDVAVRLICYGTSGNSIDLVIATEEKKRAMIYLSDHLFAHLRTPGPEVL, from the coding sequence ATGATCGTACTGAAGTTTGGCGGCACCTCTGTCGGTTCACCCGATCGCATACGCTCGGTAGCGCATCTAGTGGCGAGTATACCAGGGCGCAAGACGCTGGTGCTCTCGGCTATGGCTGGCACGACGAACGACCTCGTGACGCTGACGGAGCTGATCACCTCTGGCGAGCGTGATCGTGCGACTCGTCATGTGGAGATGCTCCGTAGTCGCTACATAGACAATGTAGTACCAGAGCTATTCGCGGGGCATGAGCTACACCAGCAGTTGGCAGAGGAGGCTTTGACTCCGATCTTGGACAGTCTCCTACTTCAGACGCTCAACGAGGCTTTTACCCACAACGATGAGAAGCAGATCCTCGCTTGTGGCGAGATGATGTGTACCGCCCTGATGGCACTCACGCTACAGCTCTACGAGGGGATCACACCGCACAAGCTACTGGCTCTAGACTTCATGCGCATCACCCACGAGGGGCGACCGGACATCGAGTACATTGCTCAGCGGTTGCGCCCGATGGTCGAGGAGGTACGCGATGCGGAGGCACTCTTCCTCACGGAGGGGTACATCTGTCGCAACGCTTTCGGCGAGGTGGACAACCTGCGTCGTGGCGGTAGCGACTACAGTGCTACGCTCATTGGCGAGGCGGTACAAGCTGAGGAGATACAGATATGGACCGACATTGATGGGCTGCACAACAATGATCCGCGAGTAGTCAATATGACGTCGCCTGTGCGTCGTCTGAGCTTTGGCGAAGCAGCTGAGCTAGCACGCTGCGGAGCTAAGATCCTGCACCCCGCCTGCATCGAGCCGGCACGACGTGCGGGCATCCCTGTGCGACTGCTCAACACGCTCGACCCGTCGGCTCCTGGCACGCTCATATCTCATGTGACAAACAGAGATATGATCAAGGCGATCTCGGCTAAGGACGGGATGTGTGTTGTAACGCTCCTGCTGAAGCATCTGAGCAATAGCGACGTCTCTACGGGGCAGTTCCTCGTGACGCTGACGGAGGCTATGCACCGCCTACACATAGAGCCAGACATCTTGATGGCTTCGGGCGATGGTTACGTCATCGTCGCAGAGGAAGACTCGGAGGCGATCTCCACGCTGATCGAGGAGATGACGCCCTGGGCTGAGGGCTCTGTGCAAAGCGACCTATCGATCCTCGCGATCGTAGGCGATATGGGGTGGCATCGCATAGGCTTTGAGGCGCGTATCCTCGAGGCGGTAGACGATGTAGCCGTGCGGCTCATCTGCTACGGAACTAGTGGTAACAGCATTGACCTAGTCATCGCTACGGAAGAGAAAAAGCGTGCGATGATCTATCTCTCGGATCACCTCTTCGCACATCTGCGTACACCAGGTCCAGAGGTGCTATAA
- a CDS encoding cell division ATP-binding protein FtsE codes for MSTIIDLQGVTVSRNEHELLRDVTLSLEAGDFAYLTGPVGSGKSSLLEILYGELAPKGGVAKVLDYNLHRMSVRQRQALRRSLGIVFQSQAQLLYNYTVQGNLDFVLRAVGVKKREQRATRIEEALAQVGMEGKHYKYPHELSGGEAERICIARALVVRPRLILLDEPTTGLDSETSLLIGQLIQSLAKEGVAVLMSTHNETLIQELPATRYHIDLESRTLERIDLPPTLEEIEEPSTDPIEVAL; via the coding sequence ATGAGTACGATCATTGACCTACAGGGCGTCACGGTATCACGCAATGAGCATGAGCTACTGCGAGACGTCACACTATCGCTCGAAGCGGGGGACTTTGCCTACCTTACGGGTCCCGTGGGGAGTGGCAAGAGTTCGCTCCTAGAGATACTCTATGGCGAGCTGGCCCCTAAGGGTGGCGTCGCTAAGGTGCTCGACTACAACCTGCACCGCATGTCTGTACGCCAGCGACAAGCCTTGAGACGCTCGCTGGGGATCGTCTTCCAGTCACAGGCGCAGCTCCTATATAACTATACGGTGCAGGGCAACCTAGACTTCGTCCTTCGTGCCGTGGGGGTGAAAAAGCGGGAGCAGCGTGCTACGCGTATCGAGGAGGCACTAGCACAGGTCGGTATGGAGGGCAAGCACTACAAGTACCCACACGAGTTGAGCGGTGGCGAGGCTGAGCGTATCTGCATAGCGCGAGCCCTGGTCGTACGTCCACGACTGATCCTACTCGATGAGCCTACGACGGGACTAGATAGTGAGACGTCACTACTGATCGGTCAGCTGATCCAATCACTGGCTAAGGAGGGTGTGGCGGTGCTGATGAGCACGCACAATGAGACGCTCATACAGGAGCTACCCGCCACAAGATACCATATCGATCTGGAGAGTCGTACGCTGGAGCGTATTGACCTACCCCCTACCCTAGAGGAGATCGAGGAGCCTTCTACAGACCCTATTGAAGTAGCACTATGA
- a CDS encoding NAD(P)H-dependent oxidoreductase: MERHNTLIIVAHPDLEHSVINKAWMEALTGHATIHSLCDAYPAGTPIDVAHERALVERHDRVILQFPLYWYSAPAILKQWTDEVFGEGWAFGEGGDAWVGRQLGVAVSCGSAEANFCEGGSQKHTLATFLTPYEGLAAFARADYIGHHAFYDTYSDTVAERLPANCEAYLRFALQ; encoded by the coding sequence ATGGAGAGACATAACACGCTGATCATCGTAGCGCATCCCGACTTGGAGCACTCTGTCATCAACAAAGCTTGGATGGAGGCACTCACGGGACACGCTACGATACATAGCCTCTGTGACGCTTACCCTGCAGGGACGCCCATAGACGTGGCGCATGAGCGTGCGCTCGTGGAGCGTCACGATCGTGTGATACTACAATTCCCCCTCTACTGGTACTCCGCTCCGGCCATCCTGAAGCAGTGGACTGACGAGGTCTTTGGCGAGGGCTGGGCCTTCGGCGAAGGGGGCGACGCATGGGTGGGTCGCCAGCTGGGTGTCGCTGTCTCTTGTGGTAGTGCTGAGGCAAACTTCTGCGAGGGCGGATCGCAAAAGCATACGCTAGCGACTTTCCTTACACCTTACGAGGGGCTAGCCGCTTTCGCACGAGCTGACTATATAGGGCATCACGCCTTTTACGACACGTATAGCGATACGGTCGCCGAGAGGCTACCGGCAAACTGTGAGGCGTATCTGCGCTTTGCACTTCAGTAA
- a CDS encoding outer membrane beta-barrel protein, protein MTRLRTLLLSLVALCALGGTAQAQMPLRIYVDAAPLFNLSHAKTLQDVSENKLFVGYRLGAGVDVNVGKMMYIGSGLTFAMKGNQYTFLSPKGEGDIKIYSHYMQIPINVGVRLNLTPTIGASVEAGPYFAYALGATVSQGKILDDIQKTYNVYKDGILGMDGAKLKRYDIGLGAKAKVTFGSWYGMLGADMGFVDELKLEKNDPKLEKFGQKAMRNTSFYLGAGFTF, encoded by the coding sequence ATGACAAGACTACGTACACTACTACTTTCTCTCGTAGCACTCTGCGCGCTCGGTGGCACAGCTCAGGCTCAGATGCCTCTGCGTATCTACGTTGACGCAGCTCCACTCTTTAACCTTTCGCATGCTAAGACGCTTCAGGATGTCTCTGAAAACAAGCTTTTCGTTGGCTACCGCCTAGGCGCTGGAGTAGACGTCAATGTGGGCAAGATGATGTACATCGGCTCAGGACTGACCTTTGCGATGAAGGGAAATCAATATACTTTCCTCTCTCCAAAGGGTGAGGGCGACATAAAGATTTACAGCCACTACATGCAGATCCCCATAAATGTGGGTGTACGTCTGAACTTGACGCCTACTATCGGTGCTTCCGTAGAGGCTGGTCCTTACTTCGCCTACGCACTGGGAGCTACCGTAAGCCAGGGTAAAATCCTAGACGATATCCAGAAGACTTACAACGTCTACAAGGACGGCATCCTCGGGATGGATGGTGCCAAGCTCAAGCGCTACGACATCGGTCTGGGTGCTAAGGCTAAGGTAACCTTCGGCTCGTGGTATGGTATGCTAGGCGCTGACATGGGCTTCGTCGATGAGCTGAAGCTTGAGAAGAATGATCCTAAGCTAGAGAAGTTTGGTCAGAAGGCTATGCGCAATACCTCCTTCTACCTCGGTGCTGGCTTTACTTTCTAA
- a CDS encoding nitroreductase family protein, with protein MLRKWMPMTMTMILLLVGAVACQKATTTDQSNTTEETMRMTTQEKMDIFLTRRSIRKYKPELPSQELLDKVLEAGTYAPSAMGKQSVTIVAVTNRTVRNQLSQLANKARGGEEDQFYGAPAVFVVLADKSLSSNYLQDGALVVGNMQNAAHALGLGTCWINAAKGIFELEEGQALLKEWGLEGDLVGVACCIIGYPDESPEPAPRKDRYVIHVD; from the coding sequence ATGCTACGTAAATGGATGCCGATGACGATGACGATGATACTGCTCCTCGTGGGAGCTGTCGCTTGTCAGAAGGCTACAACAACAGATCAATCAAATACTACAGAAGAGACTATGCGTATGACAACTCAAGAGAAAATGGACATCTTCCTAACACGCAGGAGTATACGTAAGTATAAGCCTGAACTACCGTCTCAGGAGCTCCTAGACAAGGTACTCGAGGCGGGCACCTATGCGCCCTCGGCGATGGGCAAGCAGTCTGTCACGATCGTGGCTGTGACCAATCGTACTGTGCGCAACCAGCTCTCGCAGCTGGCTAACAAAGCTCGCGGTGGAGAGGAGGATCAGTTTTACGGTGCTCCAGCGGTCTTCGTCGTGCTGGCGGACAAGTCGCTATCGAGCAATTACCTACAAGATGGCGCTCTGGTGGTAGGCAACATGCAGAACGCAGCTCACGCGCTCGGTCTCGGCACTTGCTGGATCAATGCGGCTAAGGGGATCTTCGAGCTGGAGGAGGGTCAAGCACTTCTCAAGGAGTGGGGACTGGAGGGAGACCTCGTGGGTGTCGCCTGCTGCATCATCGGCTACCCAGATGAGAGTCCCGAGCCAGCACCCCGCAAGGATCGCTATGTGATACACGTTGACTAG